The proteins below are encoded in one region of Pseudonocardia sp. DSM 110487:
- the aroQ gene encoding type II 3-dehydroquinate dehydratase, with the protein MTRVLVLNGPNLGRLGTREPAVYGRTTYADLVALCERTGTDLGLQVEVRQTDHEGELLGWLHEAADAGAPVVLNAAAWTHTSVAVRDACAQLTAPLIEVHITNVHRREEFRHHSYISGVATGVIVGLGVDGYALALRWLAEHTQATA; encoded by the coding sequence ATGACCCGCGTGCTGGTGCTCAACGGGCCGAACCTGGGCCGCCTCGGCACCCGCGAGCCGGCCGTCTACGGCCGCACCACCTACGCCGACCTCGTCGCGCTGTGCGAGCGCACCGGCACGGACCTCGGCCTGCAGGTCGAGGTGCGCCAGACCGACCACGAGGGCGAGCTGCTCGGCTGGCTGCACGAAGCCGCCGACGCCGGCGCGCCGGTGGTGCTGAACGCGGCGGCGTGGACGCACACATCGGTGGCGGTGCGCGACGCGTGCGCCCAGCTCACCGCACCGCTGATCGAGGTGCACATCACGAACGTGCACCGGCGCGAGGAGTTCCGCCACCACTCCTACATCTCCGGCGTGGCGACCGGGGTGATCGTCGGGCTCGGCGTCGACGGCTACGCGCTCGCCTTGCGCTGGCTGGCCGAGCACACCCAGGCCACGGCCTAG
- a CDS encoding ABC transporter ATP-binding protein: protein MSALLEADGLDAFHGHLQALHDVSIAVDEGETVALVGANGAGKSTLLSTLAGAHRPRRGAVRWSGRDVTALPAHRRVRLGVSLTPEGRRLFPSLTVAENLQVGAWKARPGAWSIERVYEAFPLVAGVRDRRADALSGGERQAVAIARSLLANPRVLLLDEVSLGLAPVIVDQLYDSLSGIRDEGTGLLLVEQDLQRAMEVCDRMYCLLEGRIVLAGRPAELSRDDVVAAYFGLRGVT, encoded by the coding sequence GTGAGCGCGCTCCTGGAGGCCGACGGCCTCGATGCCTTCCACGGGCACCTGCAGGCGCTGCACGACGTGTCGATCGCCGTCGACGAGGGCGAGACGGTGGCGCTCGTCGGCGCGAACGGCGCCGGGAAGTCGACGCTGCTCTCGACCCTCGCCGGGGCGCACCGGCCTCGTCGCGGCGCCGTCCGGTGGTCTGGGCGGGACGTCACCGCGCTCCCGGCGCATCGCCGCGTCCGGCTCGGCGTATCGCTCACCCCGGAGGGTCGTCGCCTCTTCCCGAGCCTCACCGTGGCGGAGAACCTGCAGGTGGGGGCTTGGAAGGCGCGGCCGGGTGCGTGGAGCATCGAGCGCGTCTACGAGGCGTTCCCGCTCGTGGCCGGAGTGCGCGACCGCCGGGCCGACGCGCTCTCCGGCGGGGAGCGGCAGGCCGTCGCGATCGCCCGCTCCCTGCTCGCGAACCCGCGCGTGCTCCTGCTCGACGAGGTGTCGCTCGGGCTCGCCCCCGTGATCGTCGACCAGCTCTACGACTCCCTCTCCGGGATCCGCGATGAGGGGACCGGTCTCCTGCTGGTGGAGCAGGACCTGCAGCGCGCGATGGAGGTCTGCGACCGCATGTACTGCCTGCTCGAGGGCCGGATCGTGCTCGCGGGGCGGCCGGCGGAACTGAGCCGCGACGATGTGGTGGCCGCGTACTTCGGGCTGCGGGGCGTGACATGA
- a CDS encoding shikimate kinase translates to MPVESRPTLVVVGPPGAGKTTVGRVLARRLGVGFADADAIIEERTGKAIADLFLEDGEDGFRRLEREVVAEALASHDGVLALGGGAVLAAETRELLRAHRVVHLSVGLADGMRRTGMSTARPLLAGVNPRATFKALLDARAPLYREVATVQIATDRRSANQVARAVLEALGEISAAAPEDPIDPDDPLDRPTPRGGAALPDPTIRL, encoded by the coding sequence AGTCGCCCCACGCTGGTCGTCGTCGGCCCGCCGGGGGCCGGGAAGACCACGGTCGGCCGCGTGCTGGCGCGGCGGCTCGGCGTCGGGTTCGCCGACGCGGACGCGATCATCGAGGAGCGCACGGGCAAGGCGATCGCCGATCTGTTCCTCGAGGACGGCGAGGACGGGTTCCGGCGCCTCGAGCGCGAGGTCGTCGCGGAGGCGCTCGCGAGCCACGACGGTGTGCTCGCCCTCGGCGGCGGTGCCGTGCTCGCCGCCGAGACCCGCGAGCTGCTGCGGGCCCACCGGGTCGTGCACCTGAGCGTCGGGCTGGCCGACGGCATGCGCCGCACGGGCATGTCCACGGCGCGGCCGCTACTGGCGGGCGTCAACCCGCGTGCCACGTTCAAGGCGTTGCTCGACGCCCGCGCGCCGTTGTACCGGGAGGTGGCGACCGTGCAGATCGCCACCGACCGCCGCAGCGCCAACCAGGTGGCCCGGGCGGTGCTTGAGGCGCTCGGAGAGATCTCCGCGGCCGCCCCTGAGGACCCGATCGACCCGGACGACCCGCTCGACCGGCCCACCCCGAGAGGCGGCGCCGCCCTGCCGGACCCGACCATCCGCCTCTGA
- the nusB gene encoding transcription antitermination factor NusB: protein MPERLQRARTRARKRALDILFESEARGDDPLVVLAHRRETDDAPPVSDYAAMLVEGVVAHRERIDQLLAEHAEGWTVARMPAVDRTLLRIGVFELLWVDEIDDPVAITEAVELARALSTDDSPRFLNGVLGRIADIAEHLRATR from the coding sequence ATGCCCGAGCGGCTGCAACGGGCGCGCACGAGGGCACGCAAGCGCGCCCTCGACATCCTCTTCGAGTCGGAGGCAAGGGGCGACGACCCACTGGTCGTGCTCGCGCACCGCCGCGAGACCGACGACGCCCCGCCCGTCTCGGACTACGCCGCGATGCTCGTCGAGGGCGTGGTGGCCCACCGCGAGCGCATCGACCAGCTCCTCGCCGAGCACGCCGAGGGCTGGACGGTCGCGCGCATGCCGGCGGTCGACCGCACCCTGCTGCGGATCGGCGTGTTCGAACTGCTCTGGGTCGACGAGATCGACGACCCCGTCGCGATCACCGAGGCCGTCGAGCTGGCGCGGGCGCTGTCCACCGACGACAGCCCGCGCTTCCTCAACGGCGTGCTCGGCCGCATCGCCGACATCGCAGAGCACCTGCGCGCCACGCGCTAG
- a CDS encoding 2,4'-dihydroxyacetophenone dioxygenase family protein has protein sequence MTEFWREIKPIENVFRPGALPDLHVSDGPIDDDRYYIPLSETVGSRPLFISTSQNRWCDVLMARGAGLVNRHYHPHQVFAYTISGKWGYLEHDWVATAGDFVYEAPGEGHTLVTYESDEPTRITFNVTGPLIWLDEDGKPDGTFDVFDYIDLCRDHYEKVGLGAGFVDQFIR, from the coding sequence ATGACCGAGTTCTGGCGTGAGATCAAGCCGATCGAGAACGTCTTCCGGCCGGGTGCCCTGCCCGACCTGCACGTCTCCGACGGGCCCATCGACGACGACCGCTACTACATCCCACTGTCCGAGACGGTCGGCTCCCGGCCACTGTTCATCTCGACCAGCCAGAACCGCTGGTGCGACGTGCTCATGGCGCGTGGCGCCGGCCTGGTGAACCGCCACTACCACCCGCACCAGGTGTTCGCCTACACGATCTCGGGCAAGTGGGGCTACCTCGAGCACGACTGGGTCGCCACGGCGGGCGACTTCGTCTACGAGGCACCCGGCGAGGGCCACACGCTCGTCACCTACGAGTCCGACGAGCCGACGCGCATCACGTTCAACGTGACCGGCCCGCTCATCTGGCTCGACGAGGACGGCAAGCCGGACGGCACGTTCGACGTCTTCGACTACATCGACCTCTGCCGGGATCACTACGAGAAGGTCGGCCTCGGCGCCGGGTTCGTCGACCAGTTCATCCGGTAG
- a CDS encoding Xaa-Pro peptidase family protein — protein MSCSARRAALRALLPGAGVDAMLVTDLVNVRYLTGFTGSNAALLVHAGGDAGSRFCTDGRYRTQAAAEVPDLEPVIDRACALALAKQAKALGVGRLGFESDAVTVDAHDGLAEAADGVPLLRAPGLVQRLRAVKDAGEVEALRRACAVGDAALADLLGAGGLRPGRTEREVALDLEDRMRAHGATGPAFETILAAGAHSAVPHHRPTAVELRRGDLVKLDFGALVDGYHSDMTRTVVLGGAADWQRDLHALVAEAQAAGRAALAPGAEVTAVDAAARGVVERAGRGEEFVHGLGHGVGLQIHEAPYVGKTGTGALAAGMVVTVEPGVYLEGRGGVRIEDTLVVREAGPELLTHTTRELLEV, from the coding sequence ATGTCCTGCTCCGCCCGGCGGGCGGCCCTGCGCGCGCTGCTGCCCGGCGCGGGGGTCGACGCCATGCTCGTCACCGACCTGGTCAACGTCCGCTACCTGACCGGGTTCACCGGCTCGAACGCGGCGCTGCTCGTGCACGCAGGCGGTGACGCAGGGAGCCGCTTCTGCACCGACGGGCGCTACCGCACGCAGGCAGCTGCCGAGGTGCCCGACCTGGAGCCGGTGATCGACCGGGCCTGCGCGCTCGCACTGGCGAAGCAGGCCAAGGCGCTGGGCGTCGGGCGGCTGGGGTTCGAGTCCGACGCCGTGACCGTCGACGCGCACGACGGCCTGGCCGAGGCCGCCGATGGCGTGCCGCTGCTCAGGGCGCCAGGGCTCGTGCAGCGGCTGCGGGCGGTGAAAGACGCGGGCGAGGTGGAGGCGCTGCGGCGCGCCTGCGCGGTGGGCGACGCCGCACTCGCCGACCTGCTCGGTGCGGGCGGGCTGCGGCCCGGGCGCACCGAGCGCGAGGTCGCGCTCGACCTCGAGGACCGGATGCGCGCCCACGGCGCCACCGGCCCCGCCTTCGAGACGATACTGGCCGCCGGGGCGCACTCGGCCGTGCCGCACCACCGCCCGACCGCTGTGGAGCTGCGGCGGGGCGACCTGGTGAAGCTCGACTTCGGGGCGCTCGTCGACGGCTACCACTCCGACATGACCCGCACCGTCGTGCTCGGCGGCGCCGCCGACTGGCAGCGGGACCTGCACGCGCTCGTCGCGGAGGCACAGGCCGCCGGGCGGGCCGCCCTCGCGCCGGGTGCGGAGGTCACGGCGGTGGATGCCGCCGCCCGCGGCGTGGTCGAGCGGGCGGGGCGCGGCGAGGAGTTCGTGCACGGGCTGGGCCACGGCGTCGGGCTGCAGATCCACGAGGCGCCGTACGTGGGCAAGACCGGGACGGGGGCACTCGCCGCCGGGATGGTGGTGACGGTCGAGCCCGGCGTCTACCTCGAGGGCCGGGGCGGCGTGCGCATCGAGGACACGCTCGTGGTGCGCGAGGCCGGGCCGGAGCTGCTCACCCACACCACGCGCGAGCTGCTCGAAGTCTGA
- the efp gene encoding elongation factor P, translated as MATTNDLKNGLVLNLDGQLWSVTAFQHVKPGKGGAFVRTTLKNVLTGKVVDKTFNAGTKVDTATVDRRDMTFLYRDGADFVFMDGDTYDQIPVPENTVGDNANFMLENQSAMVAFHEGTALYVELPTSVELVISHTDPGLQGDRSTGGTKPATLETGAEIQVPLFVTTGEKVKVDTRDGRYLGRVSG; from the coding sequence GTGGCCACGACGAACGACCTCAAGAACGGTCTGGTGCTCAACCTGGACGGCCAGCTGTGGTCGGTCACGGCGTTCCAGCACGTCAAGCCCGGCAAGGGCGGCGCATTCGTGCGCACAACGCTGAAGAACGTGCTCACCGGCAAGGTCGTCGACAAGACCTTCAACGCCGGCACGAAGGTCGACACCGCCACCGTCGACCGGCGGGACATGACCTTCCTCTACCGGGACGGCGCCGACTTCGTCTTCATGGACGGCGACACGTACGACCAGATCCCGGTGCCGGAGAACACGGTCGGCGACAACGCGAACTTCATGCTCGAGAACCAGTCGGCGATGGTCGCCTTCCACGAGGGCACCGCGCTGTACGTCGAGCTGCCCACGTCGGTGGAGCTGGTGATCTCCCACACCGACCCGGGTCTGCAGGGCGACCGCTCCACCGGCGGCACCAAGCCCGCCACCCTGGAGACCGGCGCCGAGATCCAGGTGCCGCTCTTCGTCACGACCGGCGAGAAGGTCAAGGTGGACACCCGCGACGGGCGCTACCTGGGCCGCGTATCCGGCTGA
- a CDS encoding DUF6458 family protein — translation MSIGLLAVGLVLALAVRVDLGGIDLELVGWILTIVGAIGLVVSLLVARQVRPVVRRRVDYPPDPEL, via the coding sequence ATGAGCATCGGACTGCTCGCGGTCGGCCTGGTCCTCGCTCTCGCCGTGCGAGTCGACCTGGGCGGGATCGATCTGGAGCTCGTCGGTTGGATCCTGACCATCGTGGGCGCGATCGGGCTCGTCGTGAGCCTCCTCGTCGCCCGCCAGGTACGTCCCGTCGTGCGGCGCCGCGTGGACTACCCGCCCGACCCCGAGCTCTAG
- a CDS encoding ABC transporter substrate-binding protein, whose protein sequence is MRNSPSVRRRDFLRGVAAAGAVASTSSLLAACGGLAGSGQSGSTGGTTIRIAHIVPQTGPLAGFTEPDAYLLDLVRAVYAKGVQVGGTTYQLEIITKDAASDSNRAAEAAREAILQDQVDLILTGVTPTVANPVSDQAEAAGVPCIASLVPWESWFTGRGGDPATGFRYTVCFFTGASGEIRAVPPVWARLPVSEQTIGALWPNNVDGDTFRAAFTPAIEGIGFRLVDPGPYAEPASDYSAQIGRFRSDGVQILTGVPAPPDFATFWRQCRQNGFVPPYAYVHKAILFPAAVEALGDLGENLMTSAWWTPDLPYTSSLDGMTAKALAEGYQQRSGRQWMQPMGFTYALFEVALAGIRAAADPKDREALAGALRTLQTETIVGPLDFGGGPAPNVAFTPVFPTQWQRGSGQYPYELVIVDNALAPDVAITGDVKPLPGSGAA, encoded by the coding sequence ATGCGCAACTCCCCGAGTGTTCGAAGGCGCGACTTCCTGCGAGGTGTCGCGGCCGCCGGCGCTGTGGCCTCGACGTCGAGCCTGCTCGCCGCCTGTGGGGGGCTTGCGGGTTCGGGGCAGTCCGGGAGCACCGGCGGCACGACGATCCGGATCGCGCACATCGTCCCGCAGACCGGCCCACTGGCCGGCTTCACGGAGCCGGACGCCTACCTGCTGGACCTCGTCCGGGCTGTGTACGCGAAGGGCGTGCAGGTCGGCGGCACGACCTACCAGCTGGAGATCATCACGAAGGACGCGGCGTCGGACTCCAACCGGGCAGCCGAGGCGGCGCGCGAGGCGATCCTGCAGGACCAGGTGGATCTCATCCTCACCGGCGTCACCCCGACCGTCGCGAATCCCGTCTCCGACCAGGCCGAGGCCGCAGGCGTGCCGTGCATCGCCTCGCTGGTGCCGTGGGAGAGCTGGTTCACCGGCCGGGGCGGCGACCCGGCGACCGGGTTCCGGTACACGGTCTGCTTCTTCACGGGGGCGAGCGGCGAGATCCGGGCGGTGCCGCCGGTGTGGGCGCGCCTGCCCGTGTCCGAGCAGACGATCGGCGCGCTCTGGCCGAACAACGTCGACGGCGACACGTTCCGCGCCGCGTTCACGCCCGCGATCGAGGGCATCGGCTTCCGGCTCGTCGACCCCGGCCCGTATGCCGAGCCTGCGAGCGACTACAGCGCGCAGATCGGCCGGTTCCGCTCCGACGGCGTGCAGATCCTCACGGGCGTGCCAGCCCCGCCCGACTTCGCGACGTTCTGGCGCCAGTGCCGGCAGAACGGGTTCGTGCCGCCGTACGCCTACGTGCACAAGGCGATCCTGTTCCCGGCGGCGGTCGAGGCGCTCGGCGACCTCGGCGAGAACCTCATGACGAGCGCATGGTGGACGCCCGACCTCCCCTACACCTCGTCCCTGGACGGGATGACGGCGAAGGCGCTCGCCGAGGGCTACCAGCAGCGCAGCGGGCGCCAGTGGATGCAGCCGATGGGGTTCACCTACGCGCTCTTCGAGGTGGCGCTCGCCGGGATCAGGGCGGCCGCCGACCCGAAGGACCGCGAGGCGCTGGCCGGTGCGCTGCGGACGTTGCAGACCGAGACGATCGTCGGCCCGCTCGACTTCGGCGGCGGGCCGGCGCCGAACGTCGCGTTCACCCCGGTGTTCCCCACCCAGTGGCAGCGCGGCAGCGGGCAATACCCGTACGAGCTGGTGATCGTGGACAACGCGCTCGCCCCGGACGTCGCGATCACCGGGGACGTCAAACCGCTCCCGGGATCCGGGGCCGCATGA
- a CDS encoding ABC transporter ATP-binding protein: MIAPAFEVEHVALAFGAHTVLRDVSLAVAPGEAVGIVGPNGAGKSTLLDVVTGERRPDGGRVRLYGSDIGPQPPRRRCMLGLGRTHQIPRPFTGLTVLENVLVGAFRGAGLRRGAAYAAGMAALERTGLADRADQQAGDLGLLDRKRLELARALATGPDVLLLDEIAGGLTAPETESLIALLRELHGSGTTIVWVEHVLRALTRVVTRVACLAVGEIIADGPPDVVMADPGVVAAYLGRPGAVLL, from the coding sequence ATGATTGCCCCCGCCTTCGAGGTGGAGCACGTCGCGCTGGCGTTCGGCGCGCACACCGTGCTGCGCGACGTCTCGCTGGCCGTGGCACCCGGCGAGGCGGTCGGGATCGTCGGGCCGAACGGCGCGGGCAAGTCGACCCTGCTCGACGTCGTCACCGGTGAGCGGCGGCCGGACGGCGGGCGGGTTCGGCTGTACGGGAGCGACATCGGCCCGCAACCCCCGCGGCGGCGCTGCATGCTCGGGCTGGGACGCACCCACCAGATCCCGCGGCCGTTCACCGGCCTGACGGTGCTGGAGAACGTGCTGGTCGGGGCGTTCCGCGGGGCCGGGCTGCGGCGTGGGGCCGCCTACGCGGCGGGCATGGCCGCGCTCGAGCGCACCGGCCTCGCCGACCGGGCCGACCAGCAAGCGGGCGACCTCGGCCTGCTCGACCGCAAGCGCCTCGAGCTCGCAAGGGCGCTCGCCACCGGCCCCGACGTCCTGCTGCTGGACGAGATCGCGGGCGGCCTCACCGCACCCGAGACGGAGTCGCTCATCGCCCTGCTGCGCGAGCTGCACGGCAGCGGCACCACGATCGTCTGGGTCGAGCACGTGCTGCGGGCGCTGACCCGGGTCGTCACGCGCGTGGCCTGCCTCGCCGTCGGGGAGATCATCGCCGACGGTCCGCCGGACGTGGTGATGGCAGATCCCGGCGTGGTCGCGGCGTACCTCGGCCGACCGGGGGCGGTGCTCCTGTGA
- a CDS encoding prenyltransferase yields the protein MSEATTGRSRLSSWAYALRTTNPPPDGRPDLITRWIVVTRAAVLPMTLVSGLVAALLAIGEPGLDWWWLSLAVVGIVLAHLANNLMNDLYDTQAGSDTAAYPRALYAPHPVLSGLVSRRTLIAAIVLVNLADLAILIGLALARGWPVVAFALAGFVLSVAYTAPPLRLKKRGLGEPDVLVVWGPLMVGGTFFAATGSITWPVLLASLPYGLLCTTVLMGKHIDKIPFDAPLGIRTLPVILGERRARSATLALMAAFYVLVVGCVLVGAMPWPALAVVLALPRLAKVWTRFRRPPPDEPPPGFPVWPLWYAALAWVHVRQAGALLLLGLAIGAAIETVL from the coding sequence GTGAGCGAGGCCACCACCGGCCGGTCCCGGCTGTCGTCATGGGCCTACGCGCTGCGCACCACCAACCCGCCGCCCGACGGCCGGCCGGATCTGATCACACGCTGGATCGTGGTGACGCGCGCGGCCGTGCTCCCGATGACGCTGGTCTCCGGACTGGTCGCCGCGCTGCTGGCCATCGGGGAGCCGGGCCTCGACTGGTGGTGGCTGTCGCTCGCCGTCGTCGGGATCGTGCTGGCGCACCTCGCGAACAACCTCATGAACGACCTGTACGACACGCAGGCGGGTAGCGACACCGCGGCCTACCCACGCGCTCTCTACGCGCCGCACCCCGTGCTCTCCGGCCTGGTGTCGCGCCGCACCCTCATCGCCGCGATCGTGCTGGTCAACCTCGCCGACCTCGCGATCCTCATCGGGCTGGCGCTCGCGCGCGGATGGCCGGTGGTGGCGTTCGCCCTGGCCGGGTTCGTACTCAGCGTGGCCTACACCGCCCCACCCCTGCGCTTGAAGAAGCGCGGGCTCGGCGAGCCGGACGTACTCGTGGTGTGGGGGCCGCTGATGGTCGGCGGCACCTTCTTCGCCGCCACCGGGTCGATCACATGGCCGGTGCTGCTCGCGTCGCTGCCCTACGGCCTGCTGTGCACCACCGTGCTGATGGGCAAGCACATCGACAAGATCCCGTTCGACGCTCCGCTCGGGATCAGAACACTGCCGGTGATCCTCGGCGAGCGCCGCGCCCGCTCCGCGACGCTCGCCCTGATGGCCGCCTTCTACGTGCTGGTGGTTGGGTGCGTGCTGGTGGGCGCGATGCCGTGGCCCGCGCTCGCCGTGGTGCTCGCGCTGCCGCGGTTGGCGAAGGTATGGACCCGCTTCCGCAGGCCACCGCCGGACGAGCCGCCGCCAGGATTCCCGGTGTGGCCGCTGTGGTACGCCGCGCTGGCATGGGTGCACGTGCGCCAGGCCGGCGCGCTGCTCCTGCTCGGCCTGGCGATCGGAGCGGCGATCGAAACCGTGCTCTAG
- a CDS encoding helix-turn-helix domain-containing protein, with protein sequence MAVLVDTRAVPPAERFECWHEAASKIFFPLQIERGRAEPFFGRVLGHRLGPIQAFRVTGDPNTCIRTPRGIRQGDPEELQLHLVRRGLCRVSQQDRASALVPGDLTTQDTSRPYTIDIDEPFELIVFNFPKYLLGPHADHIRARTAMRIAGDSGLAARVGPFLTGILDGLDEGSIAESDALTDSMVGLLRSLFSSGRPAVPSDPAALLLRRIHDHIEQHLADPGLGPEQIAGAHFISVRYLHKLFQREGTSVSRFVQQRRLERCRRDLGDPTLAGHTIESICSAWGLTNPDHFSRVFRATYGCPPREWRARAVRAGSGPRAVRPRPGTVHPGEGLPPRTGGS encoded by the coding sequence ATGGCCGTTCTCGTCGACACGCGCGCCGTGCCGCCGGCCGAGCGGTTCGAGTGCTGGCACGAGGCGGCGTCCAAGATCTTCTTTCCGCTCCAGATCGAGCGGGGACGGGCGGAACCCTTCTTCGGCCGGGTGCTCGGGCACCGGCTCGGGCCGATCCAGGCGTTCCGGGTGACCGGCGACCCGAACACCTGCATCCGCACGCCGCGCGGCATCCGCCAGGGCGACCCGGAGGAGCTGCAGCTGCACCTCGTCCGGCGCGGGCTCTGCCGGGTCAGCCAACAGGACCGGGCGAGCGCCCTCGTGCCCGGCGACCTGACCACCCAGGACACCTCGCGGCCCTACACGATCGACATCGACGAACCGTTCGAGTTGATCGTCTTCAACTTCCCGAAGTACCTGCTCGGCCCGCACGCCGACCACATCAGGGCGCGCACGGCCATGCGCATCGCGGGCGACTCCGGGCTCGCGGCCCGCGTCGGCCCGTTCCTCACCGGGATCCTCGACGGGCTCGACGAGGGGTCCATCGCCGAGTCCGACGCGCTCACCGACAGCATGGTCGGCCTGCTGCGCTCGCTGTTCAGCAGCGGCCGCCCCGCGGTGCCGAGCGACCCTGCCGCCCTGCTGCTGCGCCGGATCCACGACCACATCGAGCAGCACCTCGCCGATCCGGGTCTCGGACCGGAGCAGATCGCGGGGGCACACTTCATCTCGGTGCGCTACCTGCACAAACTCTTCCAGCGCGAGGGCACGTCGGTGTCCCGGTTCGTCCAGCAACGCAGGCTGGAACGCTGCAGGCGCGACCTCGGCGACCCGACGCTCGCCGGGCACACGATCGAGTCGATCTGCAGCGCGTGGGGCCTGACCAACCCCGACCACTTCAGCCGCGTGTTCCGGGCGACGTACGGATGCCCGCCCCGGGAGTGGCGGGCGCGCGCGGTCCGCGCCGGATCGGGTCCCCGCGCTGTGCGCCCTCGACCGGGCACTGTGCACCCTGGGGAAGGCCTGCCGCCACGCACCGGCGGATCGTGA
- the aroB gene encoding 3-dehydroquinate synthase has product MSTTVRIDVATERPYPVLVGRGVRAELTSTVAGLGAAAALIIHQPALADVAEVVRAELEGAGVDAHRVEIPDAEDGKALAVAGFCWEVCGRIGLTRGDVVVSLGGGAVTDLAGFVAATWMRGVRVVHVPTTLLAMVDAAVGGKTGINTAAGKNLVGAFHEPSAVLVDLAVLDTLPAPELVAGSAEIVKTGFIADPVILERIEADPAAALDPAGPVLPELVERSIRVKADVVAADLRESHLREILNYGHTLGHAIERREEYRWRHGAAVSVGLVFAAELARAAGRLDDATADRHRAVLASLGLPVTYVAGVLPELVESMRGDKKARAGTLRFVVLDGLAKPGRMEGPEPELLERAYAAVSTGAPA; this is encoded by the coding sequence ATGAGTACGACGGTGCGGATCGACGTGGCAACCGAGCGGCCGTATCCGGTGCTCGTGGGCCGGGGGGTCCGCGCCGAGCTGACGTCGACGGTCGCCGGGCTCGGCGCAGCGGCCGCGCTGATCATCCACCAGCCGGCGCTGGCCGACGTCGCGGAAGTGGTCCGGGCGGAGCTGGAAGGGGCAGGCGTCGACGCGCACCGCGTCGAGATCCCCGACGCCGAAGACGGCAAGGCACTGGCCGTCGCGGGCTTCTGCTGGGAGGTCTGCGGGCGCATCGGCCTCACCCGCGGCGACGTCGTGGTGTCGCTCGGCGGTGGCGCGGTCACCGACCTCGCCGGGTTCGTCGCGGCCACCTGGATGCGCGGCGTGCGCGTCGTGCACGTCCCCACGACGCTGCTCGCGATGGTCGATGCGGCCGTCGGTGGGAAGACCGGCATCAACACAGCGGCCGGCAAGAACCTCGTCGGGGCGTTCCACGAGCCGTCCGCGGTGCTCGTCGACCTCGCCGTGCTCGACACGCTGCCGGCACCGGAGCTGGTGGCAGGCAGCGCGGAGATCGTCAAGACGGGTTTCATCGCCGACCCGGTGATCCTGGAGCGGATCGAGGCCGACCCGGCGGCGGCGCTCGATCCGGCGGGCCCAGTGCTGCCCGAGCTGGTGGAGCGCTCGATCCGGGTGAAGGCCGACGTGGTGGCGGCCGACCTGCGCGAGTCGCACCTGCGGGAGATCCTCAATTACGGCCACACGCTCGGGCACGCCATCGAGCGGCGCGAGGAGTACCGCTGGCGCCACGGCGCCGCGGTGAGCGTCGGTCTGGTGTTCGCGGCCGAGCTGGCGCGAGCGGCGGGGCGGCTCGACGACGCCACGGCCGACCGGCACCGGGCGGTGCTCGCCTCGCTCGGGCTGCCGGTGACCTACGTGGCGGGCGTGCTGCCCGAGCTGGTGGAGTCGATGCGCGGGGACAAGAAGGCGAGGGCCGGCACGTTGCGGTTCGTGGTGCTCGACGGGCTGGCGAAGCCGGGCCGCATGGAAGGCCCAGAGCCGGAGCTCCTGGAGCGCGCGTACGCGGCGGTGTCGACGGGGGCGCCGGCATGA